From Panicum hallii strain FIL2 chromosome 2, PHallii_v3.1, whole genome shotgun sequence, a single genomic window includes:
- the LOC112882214 gene encoding probable mitochondrial saccharopine dehydrogenase-like oxidoreductase At5g39410, which produces MAPPEPEVFDVVIFGASGFTGKYVIREALKFLSPSSPLRSLAVAGRSRDRVAAALRWAAAPAPPPEGVAILVADAADPASLAALASRARVVLSCAGPFRLHGHAIAAACAAAGADCLDISGEPEFMERVEAELHEPAAKSGSLIVSACGFDSVPAELGFLFHSRQWEPPSAPVTVEAYVSLQSTKRIVGNIGTYESAVLGVANAGQLQALRRSRPRRPRPNIPGPPPPKGSLIEGHNPLGMWAMKLPSADTVVVKRTLSTVTEHPEGLPGAEETPEYTEHRKSFWSSVKPAHFGVKIASRSLMIIVRFLITGLFIGLLANFSFGRSLLLNYPEFFSAGMFSRAGPTEEEVKSASFKMWFVGHGYSDTAQASERGSKPDKEVITKVSGPEVGYITTPIVLVQCALVLLSQRGNLPKGGVYTPGAVFGPTDLQQRLQENGMSFDVQVTRSMR; this is translated from the exons atggcgccgccggagccggaggTGTTCGACGTCGTCATCTTCGGGGCCTCGGGCTTCACCGGCAAGTACGTCATCCGGGAGGCCCTCAAGTTCCTCTCCCCCAGCTCCCCGCTCCGCTCCCTCGCGGTCGccggccgcagccgcgaccgcgtcgccgccgcgctccgctGGGCGgcggccccggccccgccgcccgaGGGAGTCGCCATCCTCGTCGCGGACGCCGCCGACCCGGCCTCCCTCGCGGCGCTCGCGTCCCGCGCCCGGGTCGTGCTCTCCTGCGCGGGGCCCTTCCGCCTCCACGGCCACGCCATCGCGGCGGCCtgcgcggccgcgggcgccgacTGCCTCGATATCTCCGGGGAGCCCGAGTTCATGGAGCGCGTCGAGGCCGAGCTCCATGAGCCCGCGGCAAAGAGCGGGTCGCTCATCGTCTCCGCCTGCGGGTTCGACTCCGTCCCCGCGGAGCTGGGGTTTCTGTTCCACTCCAGGCAGTGGGAGCCGCCGTCCGCGCCGGTGACCGTGGAGGCGTACGTCAGCCTGCAGTCGACAAAGAGGATCGTCGGGAACATCGGTACCTACGAGTCGGCCGTGCTCGGGGTGGCCAACGCCGGCCAGCTGCAGGCGCTGCGCCGGTCGAGGCCCAGGCGGCCGAGGCCCAAT ATTCCAGGCCCTCCACCTCCCAAAGGGTCGCTGATTGAGGGTCATAATCCTCTGGGAATGTGGGCTATGAAGTTGCCTTCGGCCGACACTGTGGTCGTGAAGAGAACTCTGTCAACAGTTACCGAGCATCCTGAGGGCCTTCCTGGGGCAGAAGAAACCCCAGAGTACACCGAGCACAGGAAGAGCTTCTGGTCCTCTGTTAAACCTGCCCATTTCGGCGTGAAGATTGCCTCCAGATCCCTGATGATCATCGTGCGGTTCCTGATCACCGGACTGTTCATTGGCCTGCTTGCCAACTTCTCCTTCGGCAGGTCTCTCCTGCTGAATTACCCTGAGTTCTTCTCTGCTGGGATGTTCAGCAgggctggcccaactgaggaaGAGGTGAAGAGTGCCTCCTTCAAAATGTGGTTCGTGGGGCATGGCTACAGCGACACGGCTCAGGCGTCGGAGCGCGGGAGCAAGCCGGacaaggaggtgatcaccaaggTCTCAGGCCCTGAGGTCGGGTACATCACGACCCCGATCGTGCTGGTGCAGTGCGCCCTCGTCCTGCTGAGCCAGCGCGGCAACCTGCCCAAGGGAGGGGTGTACACGCCGGGCGCCGTCTTCGGCCCTACCGACctccagcagcgcctccaggaGAACGGGATGTCGTTCGATGTTCAAGTAACGAGGTCCATGCGCTGA